GGCGTATGCACCACTTCCGGATGGAACTGCACACCATAGAAACGGCGCTCTTCGTCTGCAATCGCAGCAAATGGGGCCCCTTCAGATGTTGCGACAACCTCAAAGCCAGCAGGCAGACCGTCAACCCGGTCACCGTGGCTCATCCAGACCTGATGGCTGGTGCCAAGATCCCAAACACCATCAAACAGCGGGCTCTTTTCCTTCACGGTAACAAAGGCGCGCCCATATTCGCGGTGATCAGGGCTTTCAACCGTGCCGCCAAGCTGCAGACACATAGCCTGCTCGCCATAGCAAATGCCCAGAATGGGAATGCCTGCGCTAAAGATTGCCTGAGGCGCTCGAGGAGACCCGATGTCAACGGTTGACGCTGGCCCTCCCGAGAGAATGATACCGTCCGGCTTGATCTCGTTGAAAGCCTGTTCCGCGCTCTGAAATGGCACAATCTCGGAATAGACCCCTGCTTCGCGTACCCGTCGGGCAATAAGCTGAGTGACCTGAGATCCAAAGTCGATAATGAGAATCTTGTCCGTCATGCGTCCCTTTCCCTAAAGCCTAAAAGCTGGCCAAAACAGCCTTAGTAAAATTATTCCCCCCTCTTATGCTGAAGCCATGCCAAAGGCAATCTCTCATACGGCTTTTTGCAGGGGTGCGCGGCCAAAAATGCCGTTTTTTCCAAGTGCAGAAGCGTCTCACTCAGCCAAAGAGCATGCAAATCCGCCCCAAACCGATCCTTCGCCCTTCAGCCGCCCTTCGCAATCGACAAAAAGACCATCAGGATCAGAATATTTGCACCAAGGATCAGGAGCCACAAACTCAAGCGCAAAAAGAGGAGCAATAGGGAAAACAGCATCAACACGCGCAGGAACTCCAGCCGAACCTCAGACCACCATCAACTCAGAAGAAACAACGCAAAAAAGGCCAAAGAAGGGAGACACCTTAGCGCAAGGATTTCAGCAGCTGGGAAAGACGAATACGGTCCTGCACATTCATGCCTTTCAGAAACTCGATCTCCATGTCCATCACATAGTGACCAATTTCAGACGCAATATCGCGCCCCTTCTTCGTGGTCTTGAGAACCACCAACCGCTTGTCCTGCTTGTTCACGTCGCGCTTGATAAATTTGCGATCCGTCAAACGCTTGGCCGCACGGGAAACGGCGACGGTATCTAGCAAGGTGCGCGGCTCGATCTCGCGCACGGAAACAGCGCCATCCCGTGCCAGACTAGCAAGCACCTGCCATTCGGCTATGCTCATATCCCACTCATCATGCAGCACGCGGCTAATGCGACGGGAAATGCCCTGGGCCACTTCAAGAATGCGATAGGGGAGAAAATTCTCGAGTGTGAACGCCTCTTCGTTGGCAAGCGCCGTGGCTGGCGACACCTTCTTTCTCAATTTGGCAGGCTTGGCGCTGGCCTCATCCTCTCCCGGCTTGAGCTGGGTTTTCTGAGGGGCCAGATCCGGCAAGCTGTCGAACATGGAAACCTGAATGGCATCACCAGATTTGGACATACTTCATTTCACTCGTTATGATTCTCGAATATATCACATTTTCATACACCAGCCCCAACAAAGCTTCAATTCACTGGATATGAAATTCCAACAAGCATCTGAATTCGCCGAACGAATAGAATCAGTCGGGACGATATTCCATCACAGAGAAGAAGAAGCCATCTGTCTCGGTCGATTGCGGCGTCAAGGTCACGCTCATCATATCCGAAGACCATGGCTTGGGCGCATCAAAGCCAAACATGTCCTGCCAGACCTCACCGGCCGAGACCAGCTCGAAGTCTGGATTGTTGGCAATGAAGTGATAGATCTGCTCCTCATTTTC
This genomic window from uncultured Cohaesibacter sp. contains:
- a CDS encoding MarR family winged helix-turn-helix transcriptional regulator gives rise to the protein MSKSGDAIQVSMFDSLPDLAPQKTQLKPGEDEASAKPAKLRKKVSPATALANEEAFTLENFLPYRILEVAQGISRRISRVLHDEWDMSIAEWQVLASLARDGAVSVREIEPRTLLDTVAVSRAAKRLTDRKFIKRDVNKQDKRLVVLKTTKKGRDIASEIGHYVMDMEIEFLKGMNVQDRIRLSQLLKSLR